In one window of Solanum pennellii chromosome 2, SPENNV200 DNA:
- the LOC107011879 gene encoding EEF1A lysine methyltransferase 2: MSFLSTPPTYITLLSLSLLLLFRVFHLDSSHMAGMRLLPEDPDVAQVRPTASADLISDDDRSVAADSWSIKSEYGSTLDDEQRHADATEALNYRADYSSDKDEQEGEGVSSMLGFQSYWDAAYADELTNFREHGHTGEVWFGGDVMENVVSWTKGLCMDICKSNLPNHVADADSEPVGQREIDISGWSVLDIGTGNGLLLQELAKQGFSDLTGTDYSEGAVDLARSLADRDGFTNVKFLVDDILETKLDKRFQLVMDKGTLDAIGLHPDGPIKRIIYWDSVSRLVAPGGLLVITSCNSTKDELVEEVDTLNQRRVACQRPGTVEASVDPPPFRYLDHVRTYPTFTFGGSVGSRVATVAFLRN; encoded by the exons ATGTCATTTTTGTCAACTCCTCCAACGTACATCACactcctctctctctcccttcttcttctctttaggGTTTTTCATCTCGATTCATCACACATGGCCGGGATGAGACTGTTACCGGAGGACCCCGACGTCGCGCAGGTCCGACCAACGGCATCAGCCGATCTGATTTCCGACGACGACCGCTCTGTGGCGGCCGATTCGTGGTCCATAAAGAGCGAATACGGAAGTACTCTCGATGATGAGCAGCGCCACGCTGATGCTACTGAAGCTCTTAACTACCGAGCCGATTACAG TTCTGACAAGGATGAGCAGGAAGGTGAAGGAGTTTCTTCAATGCTTGGTTTCCAAAGCTATTGGGATGCTGCTTACGCCGATGAATTGACAAACTTTCGTGAGCATGGTCACACTGGTGAAGTTTG GTTTGGTGGTGACGTCATGGAAAATGTTGTCTCATGGACCAAAGGTTTGTGCATGGACATTTGCAAGAGTAATTTGCCAAATCACGTAGCTGATGCCGATTCTGAGCCTGTTGGGCAGCGTGAGATTGACATTTCAGGTTGGAGTGTGCTTGATATTGGGACTGGCAATGGTCTGCTTCTCCAAGAGCTTGCTAAACAAGg GTTCTCTGATCTCACTGGAACTGACTATAGTGAAGGAGCAGTTGACCTTGCAAGAAGCCTTGCTGATCGTGATGGTTTCACCAATGTCAAGTTCTTG GTTGATGACATTCTTGAGACAAAATTGGATAAAAGGTTTCAGCTAGTTATGGATAAGGGGACCTTAGATGCCATTGGATTGCATCCTGATGGTCCTATCAAAAG GATTATCTACTGGGACTCTGTTTCAAGGCTTGTCGCTCCTGGTGGATTATTG GTAATTACTTCATGTAATAGTACAAAGGATGAATTGGTTGAAGAAGTGGATACTCTCAATCAAAGAAGGGTTGCTTGTCAAAGACCAGGAACAGTTGAAGCCTCAGTAGATCCTCCTCCTTTCCGCTATCTCGATCACGTTCGCACATATCCTACATTCACATTTGGAGGATCCGTAGGCTCGCGTGTAGCAACTGTAGCATTCCTAAGGAACTGA
- the LOC107010615 gene encoding uncharacterized protein LOC107010615, with the protein MGNYISCTLSGPGGNKQSRGIKVIFPSGEIRHFYQPIKAAEIMMETPNFFLVNTRSLHIGRRFSALNADEDLEMGNVYVMFPMKRVNSFVSAGDMGALLLTANSVSKRVSIGSFRILPESSTEENFSEKSTLPKLNLDDIEDFSSEEFKHRLSMCRSKKPLLETIAEEPVCLR; encoded by the coding sequence ATGGGTAACTATATTTCTTGCACTTTATCAGGACCAGGAGGCAACAAACAATCAAGAGGGATAAAAGTTATATTCCCATCTGGTGAAATTAGGCATTTTTATCAACCGATTAAAGCAGCAGAGATTATGATGGAAACTCCTAATTTCTTCCTTGTAAACACTCGATCACTTCATATTGGAAGGAGATTTTCTGCGTTAAATGCAGACGAAGATCTTGAAATGGGAAATGTTTATGTTATGTTTCCAATGAAAAGAGTGAATTCTTTTGTATCAGCAGGTGATATGGGTGCTCTGTTACTTACTGCGAACTCTGTTTCCAAAAGGGTGTCGATAGGGAGTTTTAGAATCTTGCCTGAATCATCAACTGAAGagaatttttctgaaaaatcgACTTTGCCTAAGTTGAATTTGGATGATATTGAAGATTTTTCAAGTGAAGAATTTAAGCATAGATTGTCTATGTGTAGATCGAAGAAGCCATTGTTGGAAACTATTGCTGAAGAACCAGTTTGTTTAAGATGA